Below is a window of Campylobacter canadensis DNA.
GCTAGGCAATCAAATTAGACAAATGTTAAAAGAAAATCTAAATAAAGCTCAAATTCTTCAAGACAAATCAAAGGCTTTAAAAGACAGTATGAACGCTATTAATAATAGTGCAAGAGCACAAGCAAATAGCCTTCAAGAAAGTGCAGCTGCGGTTGAGCAAATGAGTGCATCTATGCAAGCAGTTAGCCAAAAATCAAATGAAGTTATTAAAAACGGCGAAGATATTAAAAATGTAATCACCATGATTAGAGATATAGCAGAGCAAATTAACCTACTAGCATTAAATGCGGCTATTGAAGCAGCTAGAGCAGGAGAGCATGGAAGGGGCTTTGCGGTTGTTGCTGATGAAGTTAGAAAACTAGCTGAAAACACTCAAAAATCACTAACAGAAATTGAAGCAAGTGTTAATGTTTTAACTCAAGGAATAAATGATATGAGCGAAAGCATTAAAGAACAAACTCAAGCTATTTCTCAAATTAACGGAGCAATTAGTGAAATTGATGAATTAACTAGAGAAAATGTAAATGCAGCAGATGCTACAAATAAAATCGCAAATGAAGTTGATGAATTATCAAATATCGCTGTAGAAGAAGTTAGAAAAAATAAATTCTAAGATTTTGCCCTTTTTTGGGCAAAATTTTTTATTCTTTATCTAAAATTAATTTTTTATATTCTTTAAATTCATAAATAAATAAAGCACCATTTTTAATGTTTTTTGCTTTAAAATTAATCTCATTTTTAAGACAAATATTTTTTACAATATTAAGCCCTATTCCAAAACCACCTTGATTTTGATTTTGTCTTACATAACGATTAAAAATCTTTTTTGTGTCTTTAATGCCTAAACCATTATCATAAATCAAAAAATATATTTTATCAAACCTTTTAAAAAGTCTAATTTTAAGCTGATTTTTTGTGTATTTTATTGCATTTGATAGATTATTATCTATTATTCTATTAGCTTGAATTTTATTTAAAAATATATACAAATCATCATCAATTTTAATATCGCTTTTAATATTTTTTAACTCTAAAATAGTATGAAATTGCGCTAATCTTTGCTTTAATATTAAACTAAAATTTATTTTTTCATTTTCATAGCTTGAATAAGGATTTTTTATAAAATATTCCACATCTTCATAAGTAATTTTCATTTGGTTTAAGGCTGCTTTTAATCTGCTTTTTTGAACACTTTCATCTAGCATAGAAACATTTAAAATTGCTACTCCTAAAGGAGTTTTTAATTCGTGCATTGCATCGTTAAAAAATGTATTTATAGTATCTTTTTGATATTTTAGATTTTTAATATTATTTTTATAAAGCAAATAAAGTAAAGAAAAAAATATAAAAAACAAAAAAGCAAAAAATAAAAAAGCAAAAAATATATTTTTAAAGCACTCACACTCGCTTGAAATAATATAATCTTGATTATTTTTCTTAAATTTATAATAAATCCTATCACCATCTTTATAAAAATAAATTCTTTAGGTAATTTATAAGTACAATTAAGCTCTAAAATACAAAAATCTAATCCGTTAAAATCATTGCTATTACTTGCTTTTACGAGATTTAAAAAACTTAAATTAATATCATTGTTTTTCTTAGTTTCTAAAATAAAAAAAGCTTGGGTAAAAAATATTACAAAGGCAAACACGATAATCAAAAATTCAACTTTTTTACTCATTAATTTTATACCCAAAACCCCTTTTTGAAAGTATAAAATTCTCATTAGTTTTTGCTCTAATTCTTCTAATATAAACCCTAATATAACTTTCATCATTTTGCATATTTACTAAAGTAAAAAGCTCATCAGCCTTACAAAATCTAGTTTTATTTAATAATAAATATTCAATTATATTAAGCTCAATTAAGGTTAAATCAATTATTTTATCATCTTGTTTTAGAATTTTATTTTTAAAATCATAAGAATAATTATTTTTTAAATAAAATAAATTATTAATATCAGGGTAAAAATGACTTAAAAGCTCGTTTATTCTAAATTTTAATTCATCTAATTCAAAAGGTTTTTTAAGATATTCATTACAGCCTAATTCATAAGCTTTTTTAATGCTATTTATATCAGATAACGAAGTCATCATCATAATAGGAGAAGTTATTTTTAATTCTTTTATATATTTTAAAACTTCAAAACCGTTAGTGCCAAACAATTTTACATCTAAAATATATAAATGAAAAAAAGTGCTTGCGATTAATTCACAAGCACTATCAGCGTCTGCTAACAAAGTAACTTCATAATTTAAACTTGTTAAATAATCTTTAATACTACTTGCATATAAAAAATCATCTTCAAGTAATAAAATCTTCATCTAAACTCCTATGCAAACTTGCCCAGCATAAACAATAAAAAATCTAAGCAACACAACTCCTATTAAAACACAAATAGAATTAATTATAATAAATACAGGTTTATAAGTATGATTTTTAAGCACGGTAAAAGCAATTATAACAGGCATTAAAAGCCCAACCGCAAAAACACCGCACCAAAATAATTTTGAATAAAATTCGTGATTAAATATTAATTTAAGAGAAATCAAGCTATCTCCTCCATTATAAAACATACCTACAAAAAGTAAAAGCAAAATAGGAATTTCTAGCAATATAGCCCTTAAATCAAGCACTAATAAATATTTTATATTTTCCTTATTTAGCTGTGCTTTAAAACAAAATAAACCCAATAAAATATTTGCAGCAATAGCGCTAGAAAAGCCTGAAACTAAAAATAATAATGGCAAAATTGGAGTATTCCATAAAGGCACTTTAGAAATCGCACTTAAT
It encodes the following:
- a CDS encoding response regulator transcription factor, yielding MKILLLEDDFLYASSIKDYLTSLNYEVTLLADADSACELIASTFFHLYILDVKLFGTNGFEVLKYIKELKITSPIMMMTSLSDINSIKKAYELGCNEYLKKPFELDELKFRINELLSHFYPDINNLFYLKNNYSYDFKNKILKQDDKIIDLTLIELNIIEYLLLNKTRFCKADELFTLVNMQNDESYIRVYIRRIRAKTNENFILSKRGFGYKINE
- a CDS encoding methyl-accepting chemotaxis protein, encoding MQAVSQKSNEVIKNGEDIKNVITMIRDIAEQINLLALNAAIEAARAGEHGRGFAVVADEVRKLAENTQKSLTEIEASVNVLTQGINDMSESIKEQTQAISQINGAISEIDELTRENVNAADATNKIANEVDELSNIAVEEVRKNKF
- a CDS encoding sensor histidine kinase, which produces MFFIFFSLLYLLYKNNIKNLKYQKDTINTFFNDAMHELKTPLGVAILNVSMLDESVQKSRLKAALNQMKITYEDVEYFIKNPYSSYENEKINFSLILKQRLAQFHTILELKNIKSDIKIDDDLYIFLNKIQANRIIDNNLSNAIKYTKNQLKIRLFKRFDKIYFLIYDNGLGIKDTKKIFNRYVRQNQNQGGFGIGLNIVKNICLKNEINFKAKNIKNGALFIYEFKEYKKLILDKE